Proteins from a single region of Streptomyces sp. HUAS 15-9:
- a CDS encoding cytochrome P450: MTQVSTAPTATAAPGPTGRLRALLAMSGNPLNYLTALRDQYGPVVRIPLASSELYMISDPEAVHEVLVTSHRNFHKDVMSAGRGKWAAPLEVILGNGLVTSDGTFHRKQRRLIQPMFHHERIAGYGRAFAELSNDIQSGWKDGDRLDLQAEMTELTLAIVARTLFDVPLDSDVARAIAAIPRHEGPLRWDALPFARHLAKLPLPGNKRFYESRDNLDALVYRLMAQRRQGDGQGTDLLSLLLAARDADTGEPIEERQVRDEAITLLMAGHETTASALTWAYHLLGSHPEARERMHEEIDEVLGDRLPTVEDLPRFVWTDAVLSEAIRLYPPIMGLARRPLDDFEVCGHRIPKNSFVGIIPWVVHRDPHWWPQPELFAPQRWLDTPQSAGAADELTGHAVRPGRPRLAYLPFGGGPRQCIGNTFSRMEGVMALATLGRHWEFEPVPGFAIDPLARITIRPRHGLPMSARRRKAGGVHWPGPAEHADHRSR; this comes from the coding sequence ATGACCCAGGTCTCCACCGCCCCCACGGCCACCGCAGCCCCCGGTCCCACCGGCCGGCTGCGCGCCCTGCTCGCGATGTCCGGCAATCCGCTGAACTACCTCACCGCCCTGCGCGACCAGTACGGCCCCGTCGTGCGCATCCCGCTCGCCTCGAGCGAGCTGTACATGATCAGCGACCCGGAGGCGGTCCACGAGGTCCTGGTCACGTCCCACCGCAACTTCCACAAAGACGTCATGAGCGCCGGACGCGGCAAGTGGGCCGCCCCGCTCGAGGTGATCCTCGGCAACGGCCTGGTCACCAGCGACGGCACGTTCCACCGCAAGCAGCGCAGGCTCATCCAGCCGATGTTCCATCACGAACGCATCGCCGGCTACGGCCGTGCCTTTGCCGAACTCTCAAACGACATCCAGTCCGGCTGGAAGGACGGGGACCGGCTCGATCTGCAGGCCGAGATGACCGAGCTGACCCTTGCCATCGTGGCCCGCACGCTCTTCGACGTCCCGCTCGACAGCGATGTGGCCCGCGCCATCGCCGCCATCCCGCGCCACGAGGGCCCGCTGCGCTGGGATGCCCTACCCTTCGCCCGCCATCTGGCGAAGCTGCCGCTGCCCGGCAACAAGCGCTTCTACGAGAGCCGGGACAACCTCGATGCCCTCGTCTACCGGCTCATGGCGCAGCGCAGGCAGGGCGACGGCCAGGGCACCGACCTGCTCTCCCTGCTGCTCGCGGCGCGCGACGCCGACACCGGGGAACCGATCGAGGAGCGCCAGGTACGGGACGAGGCGATCACCCTCCTCATGGCCGGCCACGAGACCACGGCCAGCGCACTCACCTGGGCCTACCACCTGCTCGGCAGCCACCCCGAGGCGCGAGAGCGCATGCACGAGGAGATCGACGAGGTGCTCGGCGACCGGCTGCCCACCGTCGAGGACCTGCCCCGCTTCGTGTGGACCGACGCGGTCCTCTCCGAGGCGATACGCCTCTACCCGCCGATCATGGGCCTCGCCCGCCGTCCCCTTGACGACTTCGAGGTCTGTGGCCACCGCATCCCCAAGAACAGCTTCGTCGGGATCATCCCGTGGGTCGTCCACCGCGATCCCCACTGGTGGCCGCAGCCGGAACTCTTCGCCCCGCAGCGCTGGCTCGACACCCCGCAGTCCGCCGGCGCGGCGGACGAACTCACCGGTCACGCGGTACGGCCCGGGCGCCCGCGCCTGGCCTATCTTCCCTTCGGCGGCGGCCCGCGGCAGTGCATCGGCAATACCTTCTCGCGGATGGAGGGCGTCATGGCGCTGGCCACCCTGGGGCGGCACTGGGAGTTCGAGCCCGTCCCCGGGTTCGCCATCGACCCGCTGGCAAGGATCACCATCCGGCCACGCCACGGTCTGCCGATGTCCGCCAGGCGCCGCAAAGCGGGCGGCGTCCACTGGCCAGGTCCGGCGGAACATGCTGATCACCGCAGTCGATAG
- a CDS encoding STAS domain-containing protein, protein MTYAMTRRMPMTAALASPAMEDGAVKLSGELDLDSVPRIEPELTRLATASAPELVLDLTDVTFCDSSGVTMFLRLHGRCTAANTRLRLRSVPPRPGRVFRLLSLDQFIPCAFQ, encoded by the coding sequence ATGACGTACGCCATGACCCGCCGCATGCCGATGACCGCTGCGCTGGCCTCACCGGCGATGGAGGATGGAGCGGTGAAGCTGTCCGGCGAGCTCGATCTGGACAGCGTGCCACGCATCGAGCCCGAACTCACCCGTCTCGCCACTGCCAGCGCACCCGAGCTGGTGCTGGATCTGACCGACGTCACATTCTGCGACTCCTCTGGGGTCACCATGTTCCTGCGCCTGCACGGCCGTTGCACTGCGGCGAACACGCGTCTGCGGCTGCGGTCCGTGCCGCCGCGGCCGGGCCGTGTGTTCCGGCTACTGTCACTGGATCAGTTCATCCCCTGCGCCTTCCAGTGA